The proteins below are encoded in one region of Aquisphaera giovannonii:
- a CDS encoding glutamate--cysteine ligase: MSPYVFAKSDGPTLGVELELNLVDARTMALRSGATPILEALPPDLKGAVKPELFQCYVEINTGVCRDVEEVGRDLSAKLAVLERLAADRGMRLFWSGTHPFSPWHAQEVTQTERYLGLVDLLQETARRLITFGLHVHVGLDSGDKAIMICDRILPYLPVLLALSANSPFWQGRETGLHSHRSKVMETLPTSGLPPLMRNWSEYTWLLNHMVETGFIQTIREIWWDVRPHHNFGTVEVRICDMPPTLRQVLGLTGLVQCLVQDLSDEVDRGIYQSDAHPFLVRQNKWRAARYGMDAHLVDPRSFRVVPVRRTVREMVDRLEGRARDLGCRSQLEIVREMVEEPTGSVRQLATYRETGDLTEVVRRMIRSSAISEAP, translated from the coding sequence GTGAGCCCTTACGTGTTCGCGAAGAGCGACGGTCCCACCCTCGGCGTGGAGCTGGAGCTCAACCTCGTCGACGCGCGGACCATGGCCCTGCGGAGCGGCGCGACGCCCATCCTGGAGGCCCTCCCGCCCGACCTGAAAGGCGCGGTGAAGCCCGAGCTCTTCCAGTGCTACGTGGAGATCAACACCGGGGTCTGCCGGGACGTGGAGGAGGTCGGGCGCGACCTTTCGGCGAAGCTCGCCGTCCTCGAGCGGCTGGCGGCCGACCGGGGCATGAGGCTCTTCTGGAGCGGCACGCACCCGTTCTCCCCCTGGCACGCCCAGGAGGTCACGCAGACGGAACGCTACCTCGGGCTCGTGGACCTGCTCCAGGAGACCGCCCGGCGGCTGATCACCTTCGGCCTGCACGTGCACGTGGGGCTCGACTCGGGCGACAAGGCCATCATGATCTGCGACCGGATCCTCCCCTACCTCCCGGTGCTCCTGGCCCTCTCGGCGAACAGCCCGTTCTGGCAGGGCCGCGAGACGGGCCTGCACTCCCACCGCAGCAAGGTCATGGAGACCCTGCCGACCTCCGGCCTGCCGCCGCTCATGCGGAACTGGAGCGAGTACACCTGGCTGCTGAACCACATGGTCGAGACCGGGTTCATCCAGACCATCCGGGAGATCTGGTGGGACGTCCGGCCGCACCACAACTTCGGCACCGTCGAGGTCCGGATCTGCGACATGCCGCCCACCCTGCGCCAGGTCCTGGGCCTGACGGGGCTCGTGCAGTGCCTCGTCCAGGACCTGTCCGACGAGGTGGACCGGGGGATCTACCAGTCCGACGCCCACCCGTTCCTCGTCCGCCAGAACAAGTGGCGGGCGGCCCGCTACGGGATGGACGCCCACCTCGTCGATCCCCGGTCCTTCCGCGTCGTCCCGGTGCGGCGGACGGTCCGCGAGATGGTCGATCGGCTGGAAGGCCGGGCCCGGGATCTCGGCTGCCGCTCCCAGCTGGAGATCGTCCGCGAGATGGTCGAGGAGCCGACCGGCTCCGTCCGCCAGCTCGCCACCTACCGCGAGACGGGCGACCTCACCGAGGTCGTCCGGCGGATGATCCGCTCCAGCGCGATCTCCGAGGCCCCCTGA
- a CDS encoding M20 metallopeptidase family protein — MADWREAIDAWIDGHGDEIRDVRRRLHAHPEPSKEEFQTTRFLADRLQEAGIPVKIAPTGRGLVAGPQPEDGHSLVAFRADIDALRIHDAKETPYRSTREGVMHACGHDAHTAMALAASLALHECRGLLPGDIPWRAIFQPAEEIGAGALEMVAAGAMERVSAVVALHVDPTVRLGYLAYRQGVLTAFCQELQVIIQGMGGHAARPHQSIDPIGVASQFITSVYQFVPRSVDSRDPVVVTFGSIQGGTSANIIPEYVVLKGTIRTLSEASAGRVAERIKQIAFGLTEASGAVIEVEFRRGTDAVVNDPEVTRACIRAAGEVVGPANVEEIPLPSMGGEDFSGYLKHAPGCLLRLGVAGPGKPSPFLHSPQFDIDERALTVGAKVLAHSTVLLSDASRSHRP; from the coding sequence ATGGCGGACTGGCGCGAGGCGATCGACGCGTGGATCGACGGGCACGGGGACGAGATCCGCGACGTCCGGAGGCGGCTGCATGCCCACCCCGAGCCGAGCAAGGAGGAGTTCCAGACGACCCGGTTCCTCGCCGACAGGCTCCAAGAGGCCGGCATCCCCGTGAAGATCGCCCCCACGGGCCGGGGGCTCGTCGCCGGGCCCCAGCCGGAGGACGGCCATTCGCTCGTCGCCTTCCGGGCCGACATCGACGCCCTGCGGATCCACGACGCCAAGGAGACGCCGTACCGGTCGACGCGGGAAGGCGTGATGCACGCCTGCGGCCACGACGCCCACACCGCGATGGCGCTCGCCGCGTCGCTCGCGCTGCACGAGTGCCGGGGCCTGCTGCCGGGCGACATCCCCTGGCGGGCGATCTTCCAGCCCGCGGAGGAGATCGGCGCGGGGGCCCTGGAGATGGTCGCGGCCGGCGCGATGGAGCGGGTCTCGGCGGTCGTCGCGCTCCACGTCGACCCGACGGTCAGGCTCGGCTATCTCGCCTACCGCCAGGGGGTGCTCACGGCGTTCTGCCAGGAGCTCCAGGTCATCATCCAGGGCATGGGCGGCCATGCTGCGCGGCCGCACCAGTCCATCGACCCGATCGGCGTGGCCAGCCAGTTCATCACGAGCGTCTACCAGTTCGTGCCCCGCTCGGTGGACTCCCGCGACCCGGTGGTCGTGACCTTCGGCTCGATCCAGGGGGGCACGAGCGCCAACATCATCCCGGAATACGTCGTGCTGAAGGGGACGATCCGGACGCTCAGCGAGGCCTCGGCCGGCCGCGTGGCCGAGCGGATCAAGCAGATCGCCTTCGGCCTGACCGAGGCCAGCGGCGCCGTGATCGAGGTCGAGTTCCGCCGGGGGACCGACGCGGTCGTCAACGACCCGGAGGTGACTCGGGCCTGCATCCGCGCCGCCGGCGAGGTCGTCGGCCCGGCGAACGTCGAGGAGATCCCGCTGCCGAGCATGGGCGGCGAGGACTTCTCCGGGTATCTCAAGCACGCGCCGGGCTGCCTCCTCCGGCTGGGCGTGGCCGGGCCCGGCAAGCCGTCGCCGTTCCTCCACTCGCCCCAGTTCGACATCGACGAGCGGGCGCTGACCGTCGGGGCGAAGGTCCTGGCGCACAGCACGGTCCTGCTCTCCGACGCGTCCAGGAGCCACCGGCCGTGA
- a CDS encoding protein phosphatase 2C domain-containing protein, translating into MCIVLSHSEPGGHAENEDALEIRRHPQGGSCWIISIADGQGGQAGGAEATRLACRTVIEVVASLPATRATSSRTWIDALRRADEAVRADRDAGYTTLIGFAVRDGQIVGASNGDSALWVAGDEGEVLDLTEGQARNPPIGSGGAAITPFAAKLAGPWMVLGMTDGVWKYVGREGVRAAMAECRGQALLDALLARARLPRGGGLQDDFTAVLLQESVGSRMS; encoded by the coding sequence ATGTGCATCGTCCTGAGCCACTCCGAGCCCGGTGGCCACGCGGAGAATGAGGACGCCCTCGAGATCCGGCGGCATCCCCAGGGTGGTTCCTGCTGGATCATCTCGATCGCGGACGGGCAGGGAGGCCAGGCCGGCGGGGCCGAGGCCACGCGGTTGGCCTGCCGCACCGTGATCGAGGTCGTGGCGTCCCTGCCGGCCACTCGCGCGACATCGAGTCGGACCTGGATCGATGCCCTGCGACGAGCCGATGAGGCCGTCCGGGCGGATCGCGATGCCGGCTACACCACCCTGATCGGGTTCGCGGTGCGGGACGGGCAGATCGTCGGCGCCTCGAATGGCGACAGCGCCCTCTGGGTAGCGGGCGACGAAGGCGAGGTCCTCGACCTGACCGAGGGACAGGCGCGGAATCCGCCGATCGGGTCGGGAGGCGCGGCGATCACCCCCTTCGCCGCGAAGCTAGCGGGCCCCTGGATGGTGCTCGGGATGACCGACGGGGTCTGGAAGTACGTCGGTCGAGAGGGCGTCCGCGCGGCGATGGCGGAATGCCGCGGGCAGGCCCTCCTGGACGCACTCCTGGCGCGGGCTCGCCTGCCTCGGGGCGGCGGATTGCAGGACGATTTCACGGCGGTCCTGCTTCAGGAGTCCGTCGGATCCCGGATGTCGTAG
- a CDS encoding DUF5808 domain-containing protein, whose product MTAKEIEACWADPRNRRWGLYRCPADPRVIVPKQVRWMGWTLNFARPSAIPVMLLLLAVLTAPVTIVSASGADRGVMLLTAAGSGIVLCLVCAYLSSTARYDIRDPTDS is encoded by the coding sequence ATGACGGCGAAAGAAATCGAGGCGTGCTGGGCAGACCCTCGGAATCGGCGGTGGGGCCTCTATCGCTGCCCGGCGGATCCGCGAGTCATCGTGCCGAAACAAGTGAGGTGGATGGGCTGGACGTTGAACTTCGCCCGGCCCAGTGCCATCCCCGTGATGCTGCTCCTTCTTGCCGTCCTGACAGCCCCCGTGACCATCGTATCGGCCAGCGGTGCCGACCGTGGGGTGATGCTGTTGACCGCCGCGGGGAGCGGCATCGTCCTGTGCCTGGTCTGTGCCTACCTGTCCTCGACGGCCCGCTACGACATCCGGGATCCGACGGACTCCTGA
- a CDS encoding glycosyltransferase family 39 protein → MAGRRPLFAIILAAAALHAIAITRSTLPAQDGLKFIRVARQFQVDAWPDVVRGADVHPLYPALVAAAEPIIASCIGRGPDAWRVAAQLVAAVASLGLLVPIYRLTRSLFDDRIALIAAAILALLPVPAEVGHDTLSDSLGLLATLTALRFGAVAVRTNAWQPAMAAGLAGGLGYLARPEVILAPLAVGLAWVLLHARVSNVRAILAAPGLPALALSAMVMVGGYALTKGQVSEKLALRHGAAIGSQAILHRPVPQLLPRGLEKSHLDFSPKEEGDRATIRGPRKALSWAFTEWSDELCWGFAAMTLWGLARQRFILGLCKRDETEAGAEGTGRAERLVVGIFAAVFLAALVRHATSLGYLSGRHTLPLVLVSVPWAAAGTFVCLRGLGRVLRLSPGAARSACILAVSAVVVVLAVYQVRPGHPTRRGHHAAGRWLAEHAEPGEAVLDTRGWARFVSGVPGYDYWHVRQALTDSHLAYVVVGVEELAADTSRAKTLSALLAFAGTPLVEFPSFAGSRDVGARIYRFHPPGSWEGLAP, encoded by the coding sequence ATGGCCGGGCGCCGACCGCTGTTCGCGATCATCCTGGCCGCGGCGGCCCTGCACGCGATCGCCATCACGCGATCCACCCTGCCCGCCCAGGACGGCCTCAAGTTCATCCGGGTCGCCCGCCAGTTCCAGGTCGATGCGTGGCCGGACGTGGTCCGCGGCGCGGACGTGCATCCGCTCTACCCGGCGCTCGTCGCGGCGGCGGAGCCGATCATCGCATCCTGCATCGGCCGGGGCCCGGACGCCTGGCGGGTCGCGGCCCAGCTCGTCGCGGCGGTCGCCTCGCTCGGGCTGCTGGTCCCGATCTACCGGCTCACGCGGAGCCTGTTCGACGACCGGATTGCGCTCATCGCGGCGGCCATCCTCGCCCTCCTGCCCGTCCCGGCCGAGGTGGGCCACGACACCCTCAGCGACAGCCTGGGGCTGCTCGCCACCCTGACGGCGTTGCGGTTCGGGGCGGTCGCGGTGCGGACGAATGCCTGGCAACCCGCGATGGCCGCGGGGCTGGCGGGGGGCCTCGGCTATCTCGCCCGGCCGGAGGTGATCCTCGCGCCGCTGGCCGTGGGACTCGCCTGGGTGCTGCTCCACGCCCGTGTGTCCAACGTCCGGGCCATCCTGGCCGCCCCCGGCCTGCCGGCGCTCGCCCTCTCGGCCATGGTGATGGTCGGAGGCTACGCCCTGACGAAGGGGCAGGTCTCGGAGAAGCTCGCGCTGCGGCACGGCGCCGCGATCGGGTCGCAGGCGATCCTGCATCGCCCCGTCCCGCAGCTCCTGCCGCGTGGCCTCGAGAAGTCCCATCTCGACTTCTCCCCCAAGGAGGAGGGCGACCGGGCGACGATCCGAGGGCCCAGGAAGGCCCTCTCCTGGGCGTTCACGGAGTGGTCGGACGAGCTCTGCTGGGGCTTCGCCGCGATGACCCTCTGGGGCCTGGCCCGCCAGCGATTCATCCTCGGCCTCTGCAAGCGGGATGAGACGGAGGCCGGGGCGGAGGGCACCGGTCGGGCGGAGCGGCTCGTGGTCGGGATCTTCGCGGCGGTCTTCCTCGCCGCGCTCGTCCGCCATGCGACCTCCCTGGGCTACCTCTCGGGCCGTCACACGCTGCCGCTCGTCCTGGTCTCGGTCCCCTGGGCGGCCGCGGGGACGTTCGTCTGCCTGCGCGGCCTCGGACGCGTGCTGCGACTCAGCCCGGGGGCGGCGAGGTCGGCGTGCATCCTCGCCGTCTCGGCGGTCGTGGTGGTGCTGGCCGTCTACCAGGTCCGCCCCGGCCATCCCACTCGTCGCGGACATCACGCCGCCGGCCGATGGCTGGCGGAGCACGCCGAGCCGGGCGAGGCGGTCCTGGACACCCGCGGCTGGGCCCGGTTCGTCTCGGGCGTGCCCGGCTACGACTACTGGCACGTCCGCCAGGCGCTCACGGACTCGCACCTCGCCTACGTCGTCGTCGGCGTCGAGGAGCTGGCCGCGGACACCTCCCGGGCGAAGACGCTTTCCGCCCTCCTCGCGTTCGCGGGCACGCCGCTCGTCGAGTTCCCCTCCTTCGCCGGGTCGAGGGACGTCGGGGCGCGCATCTATCGATTCCATCCGCCCGGGTCGTGGGAGGGGCTTGCGCCATGA
- a CDS encoding lipopolysaccharide kinase InaA family protein, producing the protein MNYGSLWERLVRGVRWSWVDPRYRAALPEDLDASVMTLESRDRLHAKQGRSTARVRFHPGSGPAVTVYLKRHFRLPWLSGLAALLHPGGRHSPGASEWVHLERAREIGVPVPDVVATGERIGPWTSLQSYLMVAELTGSRELNVAIPDLYASMDPGSFAALKRRIVVRMAEITATLHAARAFHKDLYLCHFYLDEERLRAAPGEIRLALIDLHRLGVHALWPDRWRWKDLGQLLFSTEGIDGIDRRDVLRFWKHYRRRVRMARPAWQARMIQMKAMRYREHNLKHG; encoded by the coding sequence ATGAATTACGGCTCGCTCTGGGAGCGGCTGGTCCGCGGCGTGCGATGGTCGTGGGTAGACCCGCGCTACCGCGCCGCGCTGCCGGAGGACCTTGACGCCTCGGTGATGACCCTGGAGAGCCGCGACCGCCTGCACGCCAAGCAGGGGCGGTCGACCGCCCGCGTCCGCTTCCACCCCGGCTCCGGGCCCGCGGTCACGGTCTACCTGAAGCGGCACTTCCGACTCCCCTGGCTCAGCGGCCTGGCGGCGCTCCTCCATCCCGGCGGCAGGCACTCGCCGGGTGCGTCCGAATGGGTCCACCTGGAGCGTGCCCGCGAGATCGGCGTGCCGGTCCCCGACGTGGTCGCCACGGGCGAGCGGATCGGGCCCTGGACGTCGCTCCAGAGCTACCTGATGGTCGCCGAGCTGACCGGCAGCCGCGAGCTGAACGTCGCGATCCCGGACCTCTACGCCTCGATGGACCCGGGGTCGTTCGCGGCCCTCAAGCGGCGGATCGTGGTCCGGATGGCCGAGATCACGGCCACGCTCCACGCGGCCCGCGCGTTCCACAAGGACCTGTACCTCTGCCACTTCTACCTCGACGAGGAGCGGCTGAGGGCGGCCCCCGGGGAGATCCGCCTGGCGCTCATCGACCTCCACCGTCTCGGGGTCCACGCCCTCTGGCCGGACCGGTGGCGATGGAAGGACCTGGGCCAATTGCTCTTCTCCACCGAGGGCATCGACGGCATCGACCGCCGGGACGTCCTGCGGTTCTGGAAGCACTACCGGCGGCGAGTGCGGATGGCCCGCCCCGCCTGGCAGGCCCGGATGATCCAGATGAAGGCCATGCGATACCGGGAGCACAACCTGAAGCACGGCTGA
- a CDS encoding glycosyltransferase family 4 protein, whose protein sequence is MRLALNFARIDPSKGGAETYVIDLCRSLVRAGHDVDVFAESWQPGALPPEVRPIRVAATGRTRGSRIWSFARNSEAAIRRSDYDCTVGFINTYAHDVIIPQGGVHAGSLRANAQRFRNPILRGLYLLGKRLNPKYALYGAIERRQYAASRRARVVAVSHMVRRHLQEHRHVPSERIHVIPNAIDVGRVRLEQPGAVRCAFRSRLGLEPTDVVGLFVGHNFALKGLRPLLKALAERSAAGGKPIHLLVGGGGRVEAYGRHARAQGLGDAVHFLGYHPDIRECYAASDFFVLPSYYDPCSLVVLEALAFGLPVITTKQNGAGELIADGREGYVLNAPDALGELVAALDRMTEDAHRAAMARAAAELGAKQTFDRHVEALVRVFEEVAATRDGHDSHGPRGGSRPHGHRSKGRTDTSGCPERPVEPGRMT, encoded by the coding sequence ATGCGGTTGGCCTTGAACTTCGCGCGGATCGATCCGTCGAAGGGCGGCGCGGAGACCTACGTCATCGACCTCTGCCGGAGCCTCGTGCGCGCCGGGCATGACGTGGACGTCTTCGCCGAGAGCTGGCAGCCGGGTGCGCTCCCCCCCGAGGTCCGCCCGATCCGCGTCGCCGCGACCGGCCGCACCCGCGGGTCGCGGATCTGGAGCTTCGCACGGAACTCCGAGGCCGCCATCCGGCGGTCCGACTACGACTGCACCGTCGGGTTCATCAACACCTACGCCCACGACGTGATCATCCCCCAGGGGGGCGTCCACGCCGGCAGCCTGCGGGCGAACGCGCAGCGGTTCCGCAACCCGATCCTCCGCGGGCTCTACCTGCTGGGCAAGCGGCTCAACCCGAAGTACGCCCTGTATGGCGCCATCGAGCGTCGCCAGTACGCGGCGTCGCGGCGGGCCCGCGTCGTGGCCGTCAGCCACATGGTCCGCCGCCACCTCCAGGAGCACCGGCACGTCCCCAGCGAGCGGATCCACGTGATCCCGAACGCAATCGACGTGGGCCGCGTGCGGCTCGAGCAGCCCGGCGCGGTCCGCTGCGCCTTCCGCAGCCGCCTGGGCCTGGAGCCGACGGACGTCGTCGGCCTGTTCGTCGGCCACAACTTCGCGCTCAAGGGGCTGCGGCCCCTCCTGAAGGCGCTCGCCGAACGGTCCGCGGCCGGCGGGAAGCCCATCCACCTGCTGGTCGGCGGTGGCGGCCGCGTGGAGGCGTACGGCCGCCATGCCCGGGCCCAGGGGCTGGGCGACGCGGTCCACTTCCTGGGATACCACCCGGACATCCGCGAGTGCTACGCGGCCAGCGACTTCTTCGTGCTCCCCTCGTACTACGACCCCTGCTCGCTCGTCGTCCTGGAGGCGCTCGCGTTCGGCCTCCCCGTGATCACCACCAAGCAGAACGGCGCGGGGGAGCTGATCGCCGACGGCCGGGAGGGCTACGTCCTCAACGCGCCGGACGCCCTCGGCGAGCTGGTCGCCGCGCTCGACCGCATGACCGAGGACGCCCACCGGGCGGCGATGGCGCGGGCCGCGGCCGAGCTCGGCGCGAAGCAGACGTTCGACCGCCACGTCGAGGCCCTCGTGCGGGTGTTCGAGGAGGTCGCCGCGACGCGCGACGGCCACGACTCGCACGGCCCTCGCGGGGGGTCGCGGCCGCACGGCCATCGATCGAAGGGCCGGACCGACACGAGTGGCTGTCCCGAGCGTCCCGTCGAACCAGGAAGGATGACATGA
- a CDS encoding sugar phosphate nucleotidyltransferase, whose product MSRKAILLAGGKGTRLRPYTHVLPKPLMPLGEEAPMPIIEVVLRQLARHGFDDVTIITGYLTELIETFCGDGRKFGTRIRYRREVAPLGTAGGLTLIKRPTQPALVINGDILTTLNYGAMYEFHTSRGAAATIASYPREVKIDFGVLEFGDDPHVLTGYREKPEYSFQVSMGVYLLDPIAWDYLTPGEALPMPDLLEAMRGSGHPVHCYKQKCYWLDIGRHDDYATANEIFDARRAAFLGGADRPTLTMGRDQ is encoded by the coding sequence ATGAGCAGGAAGGCAATACTGCTGGCCGGCGGCAAGGGCACTCGGCTGCGGCCCTACACCCACGTCCTCCCCAAGCCGCTCATGCCGCTGGGCGAGGAGGCCCCAATGCCCATCATCGAGGTCGTCCTCCGCCAGCTGGCGCGGCACGGCTTCGACGACGTGACCATCATCACCGGCTACCTCACCGAGCTGATCGAGACGTTCTGCGGCGACGGCCGCAAGTTCGGCACGCGGATCCGCTACCGCCGCGAGGTGGCCCCGCTGGGCACCGCCGGCGGGCTCACCCTGATCAAGCGGCCAACGCAGCCGGCGCTCGTCATCAACGGAGACATCCTGACGACGCTGAATTACGGGGCCATGTACGAGTTCCACACCTCCCGCGGCGCCGCGGCGACGATCGCCTCATACCCCCGCGAGGTGAAGATCGACTTCGGCGTTCTCGAGTTCGGCGACGACCCCCACGTCCTGACCGGATACCGCGAGAAGCCCGAGTATTCGTTCCAGGTGAGCATGGGCGTCTACCTGCTGGACCCGATCGCGTGGGACTACCTCACGCCCGGCGAGGCCCTGCCGATGCCCGACCTGCTGGAGGCGATGCGGGGGAGCGGGCACCCGGTCCACTGCTACAAGCAGAAGTGCTACTGGCTGGACATCGGCCGCCATGACGACTACGCGACGGCCAACGAGATCTTCGACGCCCGCCGCGCCGCGTTCCTGGGCGGGGCGGACCGGCCGACCCTGACCATGGGACGGGACCAGTGA
- the plsY gene encoding glycerol-3-phosphate 1-O-acyltransferase PlsY: protein MIGADTPWLQDALSGLAGYLIGGIPFGYLIFKAIRGVDIRTVGSGNIGATNVGRMLGFRYFLLVFTLDLLKGLLPTLGIPWVVARAGGEPSPDLAVFSALGAILGHNFPVYLGFRGGKGVATSLGALLALDPVASAAAAVAWFATFGLTRIVSASSIAGAVGFVAAYFARTPEPWSRERLAMSLFAIAIAILLIGRHRKNLKRLMDGTEPRVSLRKGPKVNDESDKQPPARIVPAGLITSGALLAAAAIGAGAWLVRHASAPIEVAAGPLSLREAHRELTGQQRTTRVRFANDGEMLAVMCPRYNKVLVYRVDESLRTESGVEIALDGRPVAIATEGDVLRVLQRPPGDDKHLGPGWWECFALDGARRGPRVPAGYYPDDLAVTPDGRFALVLSSGRAEGDATKPSPRLEVFDLASRADHGDAPSPAGRLDLDPADDPDRLVLSASGTRALIRLAHADQALAVDLSRPAEPKLVGRSAVNTSGAPYLSRGPDGDSILMPGSPESEAIAMEIPGLSGGVARTGLGDASDSPSTATPFLAIARPEESCLEIVHDGSPRQTLGRFPMKGPFNLGGTHPSGLAYSPHRGLLAVATKPGTVHLIEVRLRTGR from the coding sequence GTGATCGGCGCGGACACTCCCTGGCTCCAGGACGCGCTGAGTGGGCTCGCCGGATATCTGATCGGCGGGATCCCCTTCGGCTACCTCATCTTCAAGGCCATCCGGGGCGTCGACATCCGGACCGTCGGCTCCGGCAACATCGGCGCCACGAACGTCGGCCGGATGCTGGGCTTCCGCTACTTCCTGCTCGTCTTCACCCTGGACCTCCTCAAGGGCCTCTTGCCCACGCTGGGCATCCCCTGGGTGGTCGCCCGGGCCGGCGGCGAGCCCTCGCCGGACCTCGCGGTCTTCTCGGCCCTGGGGGCGATCCTCGGGCATAACTTCCCGGTCTATCTCGGGTTCCGGGGCGGCAAGGGCGTGGCCACCAGCCTGGGGGCGCTGCTCGCGCTCGACCCGGTCGCATCCGCCGCGGCGGCCGTCGCCTGGTTCGCGACCTTCGGGCTCACGCGGATCGTCTCAGCCTCCTCAATCGCGGGGGCGGTCGGATTCGTCGCGGCATACTTCGCCCGCACGCCCGAGCCGTGGAGCCGGGAGCGCCTCGCCATGAGCCTCTTCGCGATCGCCATCGCGATCCTGCTGATCGGGAGGCACCGCAAGAACCTGAAGCGACTGATGGACGGGACCGAACCCAGGGTGTCTTTGAGGAAGGGCCCGAAGGTGAACGACGAGAGCGACAAACAGCCTCCCGCCCGCATCGTGCCGGCAGGTCTCATCACGTCCGGCGCCCTCCTCGCGGCCGCGGCGATCGGCGCCGGCGCGTGGCTGGTCCGGCATGCATCCGCCCCCATCGAGGTCGCGGCGGGACCGCTATCCTTGCGGGAGGCCCACCGCGAGCTGACCGGGCAGCAGCGGACCACGCGGGTCCGGTTCGCGAACGACGGCGAGATGCTCGCCGTGATGTGCCCTCGATACAACAAGGTCCTCGTCTATCGCGTGGACGAGTCGCTGAGGACGGAATCCGGGGTGGAGATCGCCCTCGACGGCCGCCCGGTCGCCATCGCCACCGAGGGGGACGTGCTCCGCGTCCTCCAGCGCCCGCCGGGCGACGACAAGCACCTGGGCCCCGGCTGGTGGGAGTGCTTCGCGCTCGACGGTGCGAGGAGAGGACCGCGCGTCCCCGCCGGGTACTACCCCGACGACCTGGCGGTCACCCCCGACGGGCGCTTCGCCCTGGTCCTCAGCTCGGGCCGCGCCGAGGGCGATGCGACGAAGCCCTCGCCCCGCCTCGAGGTCTTCGACCTCGCCTCGAGGGCCGACCATGGCGACGCCCCCTCCCCGGCCGGCCGGCTCGACCTCGACCCGGCGGACGACCCCGATCGGCTGGTCCTGTCCGCGAGCGGCACCCGGGCCTTGATCCGGCTGGCCCACGCCGACCAGGCGCTGGCCGTGGACCTGTCCCGGCCCGCCGAGCCGAAGCTCGTCGGACGGAGCGCCGTGAACACGAGCGGCGCCCCGTACCTCTCGAGGGGGCCGGACGGCGACTCGATCCTGATGCCGGGCTCGCCCGAATCCGAGGCCATCGCGATGGAAATCCCCGGCCTATCCGGCGGCGTGGCCAGGACTGGCCTGGGCGACGCCTCCGATTCCCCGTCCACGGCGACGCCCTTTCTCGCGATCGCCCGCCCGGAGGAGTCGTGCCTGGAGATCGTCCACGACGGCAGCCCGCGCCAGACGCTCGGCCGCTTCCCCATGAAGGGCCCCTTCAACCTCGGCGGCACGCATCCCTCCGGCCTGGCCTATTCCCCGCATCGAGGCCTCCTCGCCGTCGCGACGAAGCCCGGGACGGTCCACCTGATCGAGGTCCGCTTGCGGACGGGCCGATGA